In a genomic window of Macrobrachium nipponense isolate FS-2020 chromosome 10, ASM1510439v2, whole genome shotgun sequence:
- the LOC135223480 gene encoding glutathione S-transferase C-terminal domain-containing protein homolog, whose translation MMDQDILYLVGSKEDGSLLVPAETLVALFTLQYCRNPAVSVVIVDKKEAHVSQSSDECKTESQETVKELWFPVNAECIAFPISYKELSECPTVVRDCVLPVILMASEPWCVAGLCSSLRVMLIKTVKKYPTHYCKKLLGFRGGCMQACAEVSVWTKFCEIEVVNTLKEVYNNKSIVQGKLCIPKDILRYENHFQFPPILHNGLKIKQQYIRDTVKDRAERQRLLSLKLSELPEMEHEYAEGLNMTMADVMLFTCFHIIISKLKNHVHLDDMCPLVMKWYRLLCGNEYVNLSLSLLQKTVDIHNTFQEHNLEIVVPEVQRESLYNSDPERYKPRWRAFTHQDDIDKVLEILGVSCIEPSYDNHPLGDSIKLPWSEYPGALSPQEGQLPPSRLERKCQQLDNIVSAVMSLVNEGDVIVDFCAGGGHVGIILAYLLPSCKILLVENKDHSLRRAKQRVDALKLKNVEYLQCNLDYFQGTFDLGVCLHACGVATDLVMQKCFEQRAKFVCCPCCYGGVRPNHILEYPRSKTYRDIPLALEEYLILGHTSDQTHDENNPKTEQGQLCMRYIDNDRLLLAQSLGYSTKLVLMEPKTCSPKNHLLIGVLEN comes from the coding sequence ATGATGGACCAAGATATTCTCTACCTGGTAGGCAGTAAAGAAGATGGCAGTTTACTGGTGCCTGCAGAAACACTTGTTGCCCTCTTCACTTTACAGTACTGTCGCAACCCTGCTGTTAGTGTGGTAATAGTAGATAAGAAAGAGGCACATGTCTCCCAGTCTTCAGATGAGTGTAAAACAGAATCACAAGAAACAGTCAAGGAATTATGGTTCCCTGTTAATGCTGAATGCATTGCTTTTCCAATTAGTTATAAAGAATTAAGTGAATGTCCTACTGTGGTTCGTGATTGTGTTTTGCCTGTCATTCTAATGGCATCTGAGCCTTGGTGTGTTGCAGGTTTGTGTTCTTCTCTTAGAGTTATGTTAATCAAGACTGTTAAGAAATACCCCACACACTACTGCAAAAAGCTTCTTGGTTTTAGGGGTGGTTGTATGCAGGCTTGCGCTGAAGTAAGTGTTTGGACAAAGTTTTGTGAAATTGAAGTTGTAAATACTCTGAAagaggtatataataataaaagcattgtACAAGGGAAACTATGCATACCAAAGGACATCCTTCGTTATGAGAACCATTTCCAGTTTCCTCCTATTTTACACAATGGTCTTAAAATAAAGCAGCAGTATATCAGGGATACTGTTAAGGACAGAGCAGAGAGGCAAAGGTTGCTCAGTCTGAAGCTCTCAGAATTACCTGAGATGGAGCATGAGTATGCTGAAGGTTTGAACATGACAATGGCAGATGTCATGCTCTTTACATGTTTTCACATAATTATATCAAAGTTGAAAAACCATGTTCACCTTGATGACATGTGTCCCTTGGTTATGAAATGGTATAGACTATTATGTGGGAATGAATACGTTAATCTTTCCCTCTCTTTACTCCAGAAGACAGTTGATATCCATAATACATTTCAAGAACATAACTTGGAAATTGTTGTCCCAGAAGTTCAAAGAGAAAGTCTGTATAATAGTgatccagagagatacaagcctAGGTGGAGGGCTTTCACTCACCAGGATGatatagataaagtattagaGATTTTGGGTGTTTCATGTATTGAACCATCATATGACAATCATCCTCTTGGAGACAGCATTAAATTACCTTGGTCTGAATATCCTGGGGCTCTTAGCCCCCAAGAGGGCCAGTTACCACCATCTAGACTTGAAAGAAAATGTCAGCAATTAGATAATATTGTCTCTGCTGTCATGTCCTTGGTTAATGAGGGTGATGTAATTGTTGATTTTTGTGCTGGTGGAGGTCATGTTGGAATTATATTGGCATACCTTTTACCCTCATGCAAAATCCTTTTAGTTGAAAACAAAGACCATTCATTAAGACGGGCCAAACAAAGGGTTGATGCATTGAAGCTGAAGAATGTTGAATATCTTCAGTGTAATCTTGACTATTTCCAGGGAACATTTGACCTTGGGGTATGTCTTCATGCATGTGGAGTTGCAACAGACCTTGTTATGCAGAAGTGTTTTGAACAAAGAGCTAAATTTGTTTGCTGTCCTTGCTGTTATGGTGGGGTTCGACCTAATCACATTCTTGAGTACCCACGTAGCAAAACATACAGAGATATACCCTTGGCATTAGAAGAATATCTGATTCTTGGACATACTTCAGATCAAACTCATGATGAAAATAACCCTAAGACAGAACAAGGCCAGTTGTGTATGAGGTATATTGATAATGATAGACTGCTGTTGGCTCAGTCTCTGGGGTATTCCACAAAATTGGTGCTAATGGAGCCAAAGACTTGTTCACCAAAAAACCATCTACTCATAGGAGTATTAGAAAATTAA